From Streptomyces sp. NBC_01460, a single genomic window includes:
- a CDS encoding FAD binding domain-containing protein has translation MDFLRPASWEEALAAKAEHPTAVPIAGGTDVMVEINFDHRRPEYLMDLNRIGELSEWQVGQDAVRLGASVPYSAVMEHLRAELPGLALASHTVASPQIRNRGGVGGNLGTASPAGDAHPALLAAGAEVEAASVRGTRMIPIDDFYTGVKRNALAPDELIRAVHIKKADGPQQYSKVGTRNAMVIAVCAFGLALHPETRTVRTGIGSAAPTPVRAKEAEEFLNAALEEGGFWESGKIITPSVAKQFAQLASGACNPIDDVRGTAAYRRHAVGIMARRTLGWTWEQYRGAGRTLEGAA, from the coding sequence ATGGACTTCCTTCGCCCCGCCAGCTGGGAGGAGGCGCTCGCCGCCAAGGCCGAGCACCCGACGGCTGTGCCCATCGCCGGTGGCACCGACGTGATGGTCGAGATCAACTTCGACCACCGGCGGCCCGAGTACCTCATGGACCTGAACCGTATCGGTGAGCTGTCCGAGTGGCAGGTCGGCCAGGACGCCGTACGCCTCGGCGCCTCCGTGCCCTACAGCGCCGTCATGGAACACCTGCGGGCCGAGCTGCCCGGTCTCGCACTCGCCTCGCACACCGTCGCCTCGCCGCAGATCCGCAACCGCGGCGGTGTCGGCGGCAACCTGGGCACGGCCTCGCCCGCCGGGGACGCCCACCCGGCGCTGCTCGCCGCGGGCGCCGAGGTCGAAGCCGCGTCCGTACGGGGGACGCGGATGATCCCGATCGACGACTTCTACACGGGCGTCAAGCGCAACGCCCTCGCCCCGGACGAGCTGATCAGGGCCGTCCACATCAAGAAGGCCGACGGCCCGCAGCAGTACTCCAAGGTCGGCACGCGCAACGCCATGGTCATCGCCGTCTGCGCCTTCGGCCTCGCGCTCCACCCCGAGACCCGCACCGTGCGCACCGGCATCGGCTCCGCCGCCCCCACCCCCGTACGGGCGAAGGAGGCCGAGGAGTTCCTGAACGCCGCGCTCGAGGAGGGCGGGTTCTGGGAGAGCGGAAAGATCATCACTCCGTCGGTCGCCAAGCAGTTCGCCCAGCTCGCCTCAGGCGCCTGCAACCCCATCGACGACGTACGGGGCACCGCCGCCTACCGCAGGCACGCCGTCGGCATCATGGCCCGCCGCACGCTGGGCTGGACCTGGGAGCAGTACCGCGGAGCGGGACGCACCCTCGAAGGAGCTGCTTAA
- a CDS encoding (2Fe-2S)-binding protein, with protein MRVNFTVNGRKQEADDVWEGESLLYVLRERMGLPGSKNACEQGECGSCTVRLDGVPVCSCLVAAGQAEGREVVTVEGLADYAKHREGAHPGTGCATSSCGTSLDAAQRWQARPADGQSAEAGELSPVQQAFIDAGAVQCGFCTPGLLVAADELLETQPSPSDQDIREALSGNLCRCTGYEKILDAVRLAAARQEEAVR; from the coding sequence ATGCGAGTGAATTTCACGGTCAACGGACGGAAGCAGGAAGCCGACGACGTCTGGGAGGGAGAGTCCCTCCTGTACGTCCTGCGTGAGCGGATGGGTCTGCCCGGCTCCAAGAACGCCTGTGAACAGGGCGAATGCGGCTCCTGCACGGTGCGCCTCGACGGAGTGCCGGTCTGTTCCTGTCTCGTCGCCGCGGGCCAGGCGGAGGGCCGCGAGGTCGTCACCGTCGAGGGCCTCGCCGACTACGCCAAGCACCGCGAGGGCGCCCACCCCGGCACCGGCTGCGCGACGAGCTCCTGCGGGACCTCGCTCGACGCCGCCCAGCGCTGGCAGGCGCGGCCCGCCGACGGACAGAGCGCCGAGGCGGGCGAACTCTCGCCGGTCCAGCAGGCGTTCATCGACGCGGGCGCCGTCCAGTGCGGCTTCTGCACCCCGGGACTGCTGGTCGCGGCGGACGAGCTGCTCGAGACGCAGCCCTCCCCGTCCGACCAGGACATCCGCGAGGCGCTCTCCGGCAACCTCTGCCGCTGCACCGGCTACGAGAAGATCCTCGACGCGGTCCGCCTCGCGGCCGCCCGGCAGGAAGAGGCGGTCCGATAG
- a CDS encoding xanthine dehydrogenase family protein molybdopterin-binding subunit, with protein sequence MSTHPRVTTVPAGTPTKITQGSPTRGGIGESTLRPDGTLKVTGEFAYSSDMWHEDMLWGHTLRSTVAHAEIRSIDIGEAVATPGVYAVLTYDDLPAAMKNYGLEIQDTPVLAHGKVRHHGEPVAIVAADHPETARRAAAKIKIDYAELPLVTDEASATAPDAILVHENRDDHHIGHVPHPNIVHRQPVVRGDADAAAARADVIVTGDYVFGMQDQAFLGPESGLAVPSEDGGVELYVATQWLHSDLRQIAPVLGLPEDKVRMTLSGVGGAFGGREDLSMQIHACLLALRTGKPVKMVYNRFESFFGHVHRHPAKLHYEHGATKDGKLTHMKCRIVLDGGAYASASPAVVGNASSLAVGPYAVEDVDIEAVALYSNNPPCGAMRGFGAVQACFAYEAQMDKLAAALDMDPVELRQLNAMEQGTLLPTGQPCDSPAPVAELLRRVKSRPLPPEQQWLAAGADGTSVDVRALPGGLSNTTHGEGVVRGIGYAVGLKNVGFSEGFDDYSTARVRMEVINGEPVATVHTAMAEVGQGGVTVHAQIARTELGVSQVTIHPADTQVGSAGSTSASRQTYVTGGAVKNSCEAVREKVLEIGRAKLGTYHPAWATAELLLEGGKVVTDGGEVLAGIADVLEGEAVEVELEWRHRPTEAFDLRTGQGNGHVQYSFAAHRAVVEVDTELGLVKVIELACAQDVGKALNPLSVVGQIQGGTTQGLGVAVMEEIIVDPKTAKVRNPSFTDYLIPTILDTPTIPVDVLELADDHAPYGLRGIGEAPTLSSTPAVLAAIRNATGLELNRTPVRPEHITGT encoded by the coding sequence ATGTCGACGCACCCGCGAGTCACGACCGTACCGGCCGGCACCCCCACCAAGATCACCCAGGGCTCCCCGACCCGGGGCGGCATCGGTGAGTCCACCCTGCGCCCCGACGGAACCCTCAAGGTCACCGGCGAGTTCGCCTACTCCTCGGACATGTGGCACGAGGACATGCTGTGGGGCCACACGCTCCGCTCCACCGTCGCGCACGCCGAGATCCGGTCGATCGACATCGGGGAGGCCGTGGCCACGCCCGGCGTCTACGCCGTCCTCACGTACGACGACCTGCCGGCCGCGATGAAGAACTACGGGCTGGAGATCCAGGACACCCCCGTACTCGCCCACGGCAAGGTCCGCCACCACGGCGAGCCCGTCGCGATCGTCGCCGCGGACCACCCCGAGACGGCGCGCCGCGCCGCGGCCAAGATCAAGATCGACTACGCCGAGCTGCCGCTCGTCACCGACGAGGCGTCGGCGACCGCGCCCGACGCGATCCTGGTCCACGAGAACCGCGACGACCACCACATCGGTCACGTCCCGCACCCCAACATCGTCCACCGCCAGCCCGTCGTCCGCGGCGACGCGGACGCGGCCGCCGCGCGAGCGGACGTGATCGTCACCGGCGACTACGTCTTCGGCATGCAGGACCAGGCCTTCCTCGGCCCCGAGTCCGGCCTCGCCGTGCCGTCGGAGGACGGCGGCGTGGAGCTCTACGTCGCCACCCAGTGGCTGCACTCCGACCTCCGCCAGATCGCCCCCGTCCTCGGCCTCCCCGAGGACAAGGTCCGCATGACGCTCTCCGGCGTCGGCGGCGCCTTCGGCGGGCGCGAGGACCTGTCGATGCAGATCCACGCGTGCCTGCTGGCGCTGCGCACCGGCAAGCCCGTCAAGATGGTCTACAACCGCTTCGAGTCCTTCTTCGGGCACGTCCACCGCCACCCCGCGAAGCTGCACTACGAGCACGGGGCCACCAAGGACGGCAAGCTCACCCACATGAAGTGCCGGATCGTGCTGGACGGCGGCGCCTACGCCTCCGCCTCCCCGGCCGTCGTCGGCAACGCCTCCTCGCTCGCGGTCGGACCGTACGCCGTCGAGGACGTGGACATCGAGGCCGTCGCCCTCTACTCCAACAACCCGCCCTGCGGCGCCATGCGCGGCTTCGGAGCGGTCCAGGCCTGCTTCGCCTACGAGGCGCAGATGGACAAGCTCGCCGCCGCCCTGGACATGGACCCGGTCGAGCTGCGCCAGCTGAACGCCATGGAACAGGGCACCCTGCTCCCCACCGGGCAGCCCTGTGACTCGCCCGCCCCGGTCGCCGAGCTGCTGCGCCGGGTCAAGTCCCGGCCGCTGCCGCCCGAGCAGCAGTGGCTGGCGGCCGGCGCGGACGGCACGTCCGTGGACGTCCGGGCGCTGCCCGGCGGGCTCTCCAACACCACCCACGGCGAGGGCGTCGTACGCGGGATCGGCTACGCGGTCGGCCTGAAGAACGTCGGATTCTCCGAGGGCTTCGACGACTACTCCACCGCCCGTGTGCGGATGGAGGTCATCAACGGCGAGCCGGTCGCGACCGTGCACACCGCGATGGCCGAGGTCGGCCAGGGCGGCGTCACCGTCCACGCCCAGATCGCCCGCACCGAGCTCGGTGTCAGCCAGGTCACCATCCACCCGGCCGACACCCAGGTCGGCTCCGCCGGATCCACCTCCGCCTCCCGCCAGACGTACGTCACCGGCGGTGCGGTCAAGAACTCCTGCGAGGCCGTGCGCGAGAAGGTCCTGGAGATCGGCCGCGCGAAGCTCGGCACGTACCACCCCGCCTGGGCGACCGCCGAACTCCTCCTGGAGGGCGGCAAGGTGGTCACCGACGGCGGCGAGGTCCTGGCCGGCATCGCGGACGTCCTGGAGGGCGAGGCCGTCGAGGTCGAGCTGGAGTGGCGCCACCGGCCCACCGAGGCCTTCGACCTGCGCACCGGCCAGGGCAACGGCCACGTCCAGTACTCCTTCGCCGCGCACCGCGCGGTGGTGGAGGTCGACACCGAGCTCGGCCTCGTCAAGGTCATCGAGCTCGCCTGCGCCCAGGACGTCGGCAAGGCGCTCAACCCGCTGTCGGTCGTGGGTCAGATCCAGGGCGGCACCACCCAGGGACTGGGTGTCGCCGTCATGGAGGAGATCATCGTCGACCCGAAGACCGCGAAGGTGCGCAACCCGTCCTTCACGGACTACCTGATCCCCACCATCCTCGACACCCCGACCATCCCGGTCGACGTGCTCGAACTCGCCGACGACCACGCCCCGTACGGGCTGCGCGGCATCGGCGAGGCCCCGACCCTGTCGTCCACCCCGGCCGTCCTCGCGGCGATCCGGAACGCGACGGGCCTGGAGCTCAACAGGACCCCGGTGCGCCCCGAGCACATCACCGGGACCTGA